From one Meiothermus sp. CFH 77666 genomic stretch:
- a CDS encoding DUF4397 domain-containing protein, producing the protein MRWMKLIAGLMLVLGFALAQGGGNTAFVRFAHLVPDAPAVDILSGGNKVFEAQAFKDVTYYAEVPAGSLTLTVQTPGQNPVKVADVAIRVQAGKYYTVMALGTASTLKARLVEDRIAPAEGVAKVRIVHASPDAPAVDVALKGGPVLFRNLAFNQISGYGTVPAGVYNLEVRPTGTTTVALPLEGVGFEGGKVYSVFAVGLLAGQTLEVIVVEDSFGSP; encoded by the coding sequence ATGCGGTGGATGAAATTGATCGCGGGCCTGATGCTGGTGCTGGGTTTTGCCCTAGCTCAGGGGGGTGGCAACACAGCCTTTGTGCGCTTTGCCCATCTGGTGCCCGATGCCCCGGCGGTGGATATCCTCTCCGGCGGTAACAAGGTTTTTGAGGCCCAGGCTTTCAAGGATGTGACCTACTACGCCGAGGTGCCCGCCGGCAGCCTGACCCTGACCGTGCAGACCCCCGGGCAGAACCCGGTGAAGGTGGCCGATGTAGCCATCCGCGTGCAGGCGGGTAAGTACTACACGGTCATGGCGCTGGGTACGGCCTCGACCCTCAAGGCCCGGCTGGTCGAAGACCGCATCGCCCCTGCCGAAGGGGTGGCCAAGGTTCGCATCGTGCATGCCTCGCCGGATGCCCCGGCGGTAGATGTGGCCCTCAAAGGGGGGCCGGTGCTGTTCCGCAACCTGGCTTTCAACCAGATTTCCGGCTACGGCACGGTTCCGGCGGGGGTTTACAACCTCGAGGTACGTCCCACCGGCACCACCACGGTAGCGCTGCCGCTCGAGGGGGTGGGCTTTGAAGGCGGCAAGGTCTACAGCGTCTTTGCGGTAGGCTTGCTGGCCGGCCAGACCCTCGAGGTGATCGTGGTCGAGGATAGTTTTGGCAGCCCATAA
- a CDS encoding fasciclin domain-containing protein — protein sequence MKLKALFVAGSLALAALGLTLTSAQSTTQNQTIAQIVATNPNFSTLLAAVQAAGLVQTLSGPGPFTVFAPTNEAFAKIPKADLDKLLADKAALTKVLTYHVVAGRVPSSQVVNLKEAKTVEGQNVTIAVKDGKVILNGNSTVTAVDIQASNGIIHVIDTVLLPK from the coding sequence ATGAAACTCAAGGCATTGTTTGTAGCAGGCAGCTTGGCCCTGGCCGCCCTCGGCCTGACCCTGACCAGCGCCCAGAGCACCACCCAGAACCAGACCATCGCGCAGATTGTGGCTACCAACCCCAACTTCAGCACCCTGCTGGCCGCCGTCCAGGCCGCCGGACTGGTCCAAACCCTCTCGGGCCCTGGCCCCTTCACCGTCTTTGCGCCCACCAATGAAGCCTTTGCCAAGATACCCAAGGCCGACCTGGATAAACTGCTGGCCGACAAGGCAGCCCTGACCAAGGTTTTGACCTACCATGTGGTGGCTGGACGGGTGCCCTCGAGCCAGGTCGTGAATCTCAAAGAAGCTAAAACCGTGGAGGGGCAAAACGTGACCATTGCGGTGAAGGATGGCAAGGTAATTCTGAACGGCAACTCCACCGTCACGGCAGTGGATATTCAAGCCAGCAACGGGATCATTCACGTGATTGACACAGTTCTTTTGCCCAAATAG
- a CDS encoding DUF2256 domain-containing protein, which translates to MPSSKGLHRLRICGRSRSNAKSRCYRGSLSPRLTCDMRPVTGDSKRASLRSSTPILNFQGLYMRYKGFKTHLPVKVCPVCGRPFQWRKKWAQNWPDVKYCSERCRGQAKGRKT; encoded by the coding sequence ATGCCCTCGAGCAAGGGTTTGCACCGGTTGAGGATTTGTGGGCGATCAAGGTCAAACGCTAAAAGCAGGTGTTACCGGGGCAGCCTCAGCCCTCGTCTGACCTGTGACATGCGGCCCGTAACTGGCGACAGCAAACGAGCATCTCTACGAAGCTCTACCCCGATACTCAATTTCCAGGGATTGTATATGCGGTACAAAGGCTTCAAAACACACCTACCGGTCAAGGTATGTCCGGTTTGTGGTCGGCCCTTTCAGTGGCGCAAGAAATGGGCCCAGAACTGGCCGGATGTGAAGTACTGTTCGGAACGCTGCAGAGGCCAGGCCAAAGGGAGGAAGACTTGA